The genomic interval CTCAGCTTTTCGCCGCGATAGGCCATCGCCGCCTCGGCGCTGGTGGTGGCGCGGGCCAGCGCGGCGATGCCTTCGATGCAGGCCAGCTGCATCTCGTCGTTGATCGTGGTCGCGCCCACGTCCAGCGCGCCGCGAAAGATGAAGGGGAAGCACAGGACGTTGTTGACCTGGTTCGGATAGTCGCTGCGGCCGGTGGCGATGATGGCGTCGGGCGCCACGGCGCGCGCATCCTCGGGCAGGATCTCGGGCGTTGGGTTGGCCAGCGCGAAGATGATCGGGCGCTTGGCCATCTTGGCCACCATATGGGGCTTGAGCACGCCGGGGCCGGACAGGCCCAGGAACAGGTCCGCGCCCTCGATCACCTGCTCCAGCGTGCGCAGGTCGGATTTCTGCGCGTATTCCGCCTTTTGCGGGGTCATCTCCTCGGTCCGGCCCTCATGGACCAGGCCGGCGATGTCGCAAAGCCAGACGTTCTCGCGCTTCACGCCCAGCTTCAGCAGCATGTTGAGGCAGGCGATGCCGGCCGCGCCGCCGCCCGTCGAGACGACCTTGATGTCCTCGAACCGCTTGTGGGCGATGTGCAGCGCGTTGGTCGCCGCCGCGCCGACGACGATGGCGGTGCCGTGCTGGTCGTCGTGAAAGACCGGGATGTTCATGCGCTCGCGGCACAGCTTCTCGACGATGAAGCAGTCCGGGGCCTTGATGTCCTCGAGGTTGATGGCGCCGAAGGTCGGCTCCATCGCGCAGACGATCTCGGCCAGCTTCTCGGGGTCGGGCTGGTTCAGCTCGATATCGAAACAGTCGATATTGGCGAATTTCTTGAACAGGACCGCCTTGCCTTCCATCACCGGCTTCGAGGCCAGCGCGCCGATATTGCCCAGCCCCAGCACCGCGGTGCCGTTCGAGACCACGGCGACCAGATTGCCGCGCGCGGTATAGCGGGCGGCGGTGGCGGGTTCGGCCTTGATCTCCAGGCAGGCTTCCGCCACGCCGGGCGAATAGGCGCGGCTCAGGTCGCGGCCATTGGCAAGGGGCTTGGTCGCGCGCACCTCAAGCTTACCCGGGCGCGGGAATTCGTGATAATCCAATGCCGCCTGCCGGGCGTTGTCCTGTCTGCGTTCTTCCATCGCCAGACCCTCTCCTCTCAAGATGGTTCAGCGTTAAACTATTTTTTCGGCGGAGAACAGGGGGCATCGCGGCCGGGGGCGGGGATGCGCCGGACTTGCATCGCGATGGGCGGGCGCGCAAACTCGCAATCCGGTCGGGTGGCAGGCGAAAGGTGGGGCAATGGCGCTTCTGGATGCGGCGCGCGAGGTGCGCGAAAGGGCCTATGCGCCCTATTCCAATTTCAAGGTCGGCGCGGCGGTGCGCGGGGCCTCGGGGCGGATCTATGCCGGCTGCAATGTCGAGAACGTGGCCTATCCCGAGGGCACCTGCGCCGAAGCCGGCGCCATCGCCGCCATGGTCGCGGCGGGCGAGACCGAGATCGTCGAGGTCGCCGTCATCGCCGACTCGCAGGGCCCGGTGCCGCCCTGCGGCGGCTGCCGCCAGAAGCTGGCCGAGTTCGGCCGCCCCGAGACGCCGGTGCTGCTGGCCACGACCCGGGGCCACGAGCTGGCCACCACCATCGGCGAGCTGCTGCCGGGGCGCTTCGGCATCAGCCACATGTCGGGCACCGAATGAGCCCTGCCGATCCGCGTCCGGTGATCGCCGCCGTCCGCGACGGGCGCGGGCTGGACGCGGCGGGCGCGGCGCTGGTCGCGCGCGGCCTGGCCGATGGTTCGGTCAGCGATGCGCAGGCCGCAGCCTTCGCCATGGCGGTGCTGCTGCGCGGGCTGGACGAATCCGGCCGGGTGGCGCTGACCCGGGCGATGCGCGATTCCGGCCATGTGCTGCGCTGGGACCTGCCGGGGCCGGTGGTGGACAAGCATTCGACCGGCGGCATCGGCGATGCGGTCAGCCTGATCCTGGCTCCGCTGGTGGCCAGCTGCGGTGCCTATGTCCCGATGATCTCGGGGCGGGGGCTCGGCCATACCGGCGGCACGCTGGACAAGCTGGAGGCGATCCCCGGCCTCCGCACCGCGCTGTCCGAGGACGATTTCCGCCGCGTGGTGGCCGGGGTCGGCTGCGCCATCGTCGCGGCCGGGCGCGACCTTGCGCCGGCCGATGCGCGGCTTTACGCGATCCGCGATGAAAGCGCGACGGTGGGCTCGGTCGACCTCATCACCGCCTCGATCCTGTCGAAGAAGCTGGCGGCGGGGCTCGATGCGCTGGTGCTGGACGTCAAGCAGGGCAGCGGCGCCTTTCTGCGCGGACCGGATGCGGCGCTGGGACTGGCCCGCGCGCTGGTCGAGACCGCGACGGGCGCCGGTTGCCGCA from Paracoccus sp. MA carries:
- a CDS encoding cytidine deaminase, with the protein product MALLDAAREVRERAYAPYSNFKVGAAVRGASGRIYAGCNVENVAYPEGTCAEAGAIAAMVAAGETEIVEVAVIADSQGPVPPCGGCRQKLAEFGRPETPVLLATTRGHELATTIGELLPGRFGISHMSGTE
- a CDS encoding thymidine phosphorylase, with amino-acid sequence MSPADPRPVIAAVRDGRGLDAAGAALVARGLADGSVSDAQAAAFAMAVLLRGLDESGRVALTRAMRDSGHVLRWDLPGPVVDKHSTGGIGDAVSLILAPLVASCGAYVPMISGRGLGHTGGTLDKLEAIPGLRTALSEDDFRRVVAGVGCAIVAAGRDLAPADARLYAIRDESATVGSVDLITASILSKKLAAGLDALVLDVKQGSGAFLRGPDAALGLARALVETATGAGCRTRAYVTDMDQPLARAAGNALELREAIAVLKGGQGALRELSLALSSACLDLGGLSDRALRALESGAAAERFARMVAAQGGPADLLEHPDHHLPSAPVVRAVPGHGRVAAIDTEALGHAVVALGGGRLHAGDRIDPRVGLAELLRIGEEAGPGRPLALVHAASEAAAEAAAATVAAAYLLGDGPEPGPLIRSEVT